A stretch of Acaryochloris thomasi RCC1774 DNA encodes these proteins:
- a CDS encoding Asr1405/Asl0597 family protein: protein MDSKNQASKIGTAIEINGQNRWAIYRRLQELDIPCDCGAYQPLTVQVDNPEIAIQVWSVSRRAMQPRLQLILALERCWQLYSYRSKG, encoded by the coding sequence ATGGACTCTAAAAATCAGGCTTCGAAGATCGGCACTGCGATTGAAATCAACGGTCAAAACCGATGGGCAATTTATCGTCGTCTCCAGGAACTTGATATTCCCTGTGACTGCGGGGCCTATCAACCGCTAACGGTTCAGGTGGATAATCCTGAGATTGCCATTCAAGTCTGGAGCGTTTCAAGACGAGCAATGCAACCTCGTCTACAGCTCATCCTGGCACTTGAAAGATGCTGGCAGCTCTACTCCTATCGGTCGAAGGGGTAA
- a CDS encoding Dps family protein, whose product MPEVIAQPFSQVTDNVLRLESSITEPVCEGMNALLASFQALYLQYQKHHFVVEGAEFYSLHEFFHESAGEAKGYVHELGERLNGLGGVPAASFTKLAELCCFTPEADDAFDCRTMVEHDLAAEQSVIDVLRRQASQAESLGDRATRFVYEKMLVETEERAYHLAHFLAPDTLVQK is encoded by the coding sequence ATGCCAGAAGTTATTGCACAACCCTTTAGTCAAGTTACAGATAATGTCCTGCGGCTTGAATCATCAATCACCGAGCCAGTTTGCGAAGGAATGAATGCCCTACTCGCTAGCTTTCAGGCTTTATATCTGCAGTATCAAAAGCATCACTTTGTGGTTGAGGGCGCTGAATTTTATAGTCTGCATGAGTTTTTTCATGAGAGTGCAGGTGAAGCCAAAGGCTATGTTCATGAACTCGGAGAGCGCCTCAATGGCCTGGGTGGCGTCCCGGCTGCGAGCTTCACGAAGCTCGCAGAGCTATGCTGCTTTACCCCAGAAGCCGATGACGCTTTTGACTGCCGCACTATGGTGGAACATGATCTAGCGGCTGAGCAGTCTGTAATTGATGTACTGCGCCGACAGGCATCTCAGGCAGAGAGCTTAGGCGATCGCGCCACTCGTTTTGTCTACGAGAAAATGTTAGTGGAGACAGAAGAGCGGGCCTATCACCTCGCTCACTTTTTAGCCCCAGATACTCTGGTACAGAAGTAG